The DNA window AAAGTGATGTTAACCAGCTATCAAAACTCCAGAAAACTGAACCACCGGCACACCACAGAATTTGAACTATGACAGCAAAGATGGCAGAACTTATCAGGTGCCATAAGGCCAGTACCCCACAGGGCACCTTCCACCATGATAGCACAGCACTGAAGAGTCTATAGCCAACCAACTGCTATGTTTCCAAGCTGACTCACCTTGTAGGGGACTGCTGCTCTGTGTCTGAGCTCTGAGATCGAGCAGGAGGGTTAGAACTTCGCTTCACCCAAGCATTCTCCTTTGGTGGAGGGGCTGGCATTACCTTTAGAGGCTGTTCAGGTTTGGGAGGCTTAGAAGTTGGAGACTGACAGTCTTCCTCTTTATTGGGTGTTTCATTTTCTAGAgacttctcactctctctccttcgTGCATCTGTGAAGTCAGAATGGGAAGGTCAAAGCATCAGGAGAAAAGGGCTTATTGGACAACAATCTATTAAGACCTCAACAGAGTGGCAAACGGTCCACATCTGAGTTTACTGCTTTTCAtcgttattctttttttttttttttttttttgcggtacgcaggcctctcactgttgtggcctctcccgtagcggagcacaggctctggacgcacaggctcagcggccatggctcacgggcccagccgctccgcggcatgtgggatcttcccggaccggggcacgaacccgtgtctcctgcatcggcaggcggactctcaacccctgcgccaccagggaagcccctccatcaTTATTCTTAAATACAGACCTGAATTTGATTCCCAATAGATACAATTATCCCCAAACTGGTTTCCAAATGTCCTCTGGCGAAAATGTTTTACTGATgcaagagaaataggaaaaataatgacACTCCAAGGATAGCTATCTGACCTCTCCTAGGAATGAGAATTCTTTATTTTAGGATTATCATCTCTCTGTGTTCTCCGTGTTAGAACGTTGGTACTTGAAGAAggatacatatatgtgtgtgaacTCGAGGAACCACTGATCAACTTCCACATAGAGGCTcaatgcacatgtgcacacacacccgTAACAGAAGTCTCTTCCGGTACACATTTCTCAGACTTTTCAAAGCAGATGTGAAAGTCAGATCAATCTATGCTAATACTCCAAAATCTCTGCATAATTTGGTTATGGATAGGTTATGGAAAAGGGCAATAATAAGATACCCACCCTGGTCTGACTTACTTCTGCCAGATGTGGATGAGGTCCCCGTTTGTGATGACTCACTTCCTGTCCTCGATCGTTCCTGAGTTTCTTCACTTCGCCAGCTTGGGTGTCTGTATAAAAGAGATTTGACAAAATACATCACGTCCAGCTCAGTGAAGGCCACCTTGGACCCATGCCGACCCCTCAGGAACTATcgcttattaatattttatcgTGCTGGCTTTATTTATGTGTGGGTGCACGCACCTGTCTCTTTTGCTCAAACCGTTTGAAAGCAGCAGACATTAGCATTCTTTGGTTCTAAATACAGGTATCCCCTGCTTTTCCAAAGTTTCCTTTATGCCACTTCACTTTTACAGAAAGATCCACATATGCTGCTGCTAAccgaaagaaatccaaagaggatttcTGCTTTTAAATAACCTACATAATCTACGACTCTGCCCTCCCTTAGTGGTAACACAATTCCacaaattgctcaaaaccaggCCTAGCTTTTCAGCGTATTATAGGAGGTGTCTACGCTATTGGATGTCATGCCatctttttaataataaacacTCCTTTACACTATCCTGAAATAACAGAGAATATAAccaacatacacacaaataaaaataactggaaaataatttacaGCCTACACTTAGTATCAGTGAAAACATTTTGCCTACTCCATCCCTAATAACTTGAAAAGAGGTAAATCCATTCACCTCACTATGGTGGAGTTTTACTCTACACAATAAAGCAGGGTTTggcaaattttttcttaaagggccagataaactttatttataaaaacaggtacAGGCCACAATTTGCAGACTCTTGTATTAAAGTACCACCAGGGCCCAGGAGGCCTTTCGAAAATCATGAGGGATAAACAACAACTCTTCATTGGGTAAAGAAACTTTCCCACACGCTGCAGACCACCTAGcagccccaccccacacacactaATGCTAGTAAGTGACAACCAGTAACACCACATGAATTTCCCAAGTGCCCCGTGGGGATGTAAGCCCCCCATTAAGAATCACTGGactggggactcccctggtggtccagtggctaagactctgcacttccaatgcagggggcccaggttccatccctggtcagggaattcgATGCCATATGCCACGAATAAGAGtttgtgtgctgcaactaagacccggcacagccaaataaataaaataaataaatgttaaaataaagactcaggattaaaaaaaaaaagaatcactagaTTCATGGATGTGAAATCCGTAATACAAGACAACCTCACCTCTCCCGAGGCCGTCGTTCTAGTTTTGGCTCATCCAGCTGACGCTGCAGTTTCTCCTGTTCCTTCTGTAGCCGCTCTTCTACTTCTCGTTCTCTAGCAGCTGTGTCAACAGGCTTTGCCCCTCCAAAGATAGAGGCTGCTCGACTGGACTGGGATGTGCTAGCAGAGGAATCATCTTCTTTAGGAGTACTCCGAGGCTTTAGGTTCAGTTTGGGTCTTTGGGGGGGACCTAAGTTAAATGAAACTCTAAGTAATAGTTTCTGAAAATCATCAGAAGCCGATGGCTGAAAGCCAGATTTCCAGACATACCTCTTACGAAATGCTTTTTGGGATTCAGATTAGTGAGTGGCCTAGCCAATCCAGCAAAGGTAAAAAGggagatcatttaaaaatgggtGGCCCAAAGAACCAAGTCCAATTAATCTTTCCACTACCACATCCATGATGCAGTACCAGACTGAGGGAAAGactaaaaacagtaaaaatttcCATGGTAAATTAAGCATTTATCATGATTACTATTATCTGTGGGAAATTTTTTGACTATGATAAGATATTGGATGAAAACTATCTTGTTAAAAAATGAGGTCTGGAAGATGGATTGCTTCAGTAGGTTAAGACAAACTTGTAACAGTATGATGCGGAAGGCTCTAGTTCTTATATTATCTCTGTGTATAATATAAATTTGATGGTGATTCATAGGGCAAAGCATGCAACACCGAACATTAGAATATAAACTGTAAGGGAGTCTGACTTCTTCCTGGATCCAAGTTGTCAGAATATTTCAAGATAAACCTGAGTGCTTCAAGGATATTGTATTTCTCAAAATCAGTGTTTATTCTAAGTATTTCAGACACAAAATacatagaagatataaagaaagccTGTGTACATCAACCACCTGACACCACAAAAACCACTGAAGCCTCCCGATAACATGCTTAGTGCTGCGCTGTCTTCTCATAACTAGTATGCTGAATTTGGTATCTATCATTCTTACGTGTCTTTGGTCTTTTACTACATATATCTATGCATCTGCAAACAAAGAGGGTATTGTTTAACAAGATTTAAATTTTCTACAAGGGTTTTAAGCTGGTAGTTTATATAACTTCCGAGATACATTTTTCATCTGTATAACCCTGCAAAGAGCCCATTACCTATGTGAATAGGGTAGAACTGGGGTCAGAAAGAGGAACTCattgaagtcacacagctaacacCTGGTGGACCAAAGAATGAAATCCACATTATTGAAGCAACTCCACTGCTCCTCCCACTATGGTACACAATGTCTCCTTCTTCCTTTGGTAATTTCGTTTACCTACTCAACAAATAACTGGAACACCTATATTTCAGATACCATGCTAACATCAGGAATATGATGGTTGGGCAGTTTTTGTGGAAGGGATGGAGACAACACTGAAGAGGTACAGCAGTGAAGGCCCTTGTACGTCAGAGGTACAAAGGGTTATCTTTCAGGCCATGAAGAGACAAGATACGGTTTTAGAAGGAGGAGAATAACCAAATTAGATATTGTTCCAGAAAGACTACTTGGGCCAATGTGAAAATGGAGTGAGGCAGGGAAATGTTAGTAACGTGGGCATAGCAATGAAGTCTGCACAGAGGTAGTGGCAGTGACCCTGAGGACAAGGGGGGCAGATCTTAGAAGGAGTGGGGGGTTTGATCATCGGGGGGAAGGGGGGCTGGAAATCAGGTGTACAGCCATTGGGGGAGGCAAGAAATGGCATAAGAGGCAAAGGTCAGTAGTCAATGAAGACTACATCTGAGCCTCGACTTTTCTCACAAGTAAAGGGAAGACGATAACTGTACATCTACCACATAGAATACTTAAATAATACCTGTGTGAGCACTCAGGTCACTGTTGGTGCAGCATaaacgctcaataaatgttagctattatttccAGGTTTCTTGCATAGAAATAGAGGAAACAGGTATCATCAACgcttttaagaataaattttagggacttccctggtggcacagtggttaagaatccacctgccaatgcagaggacacaggtttgagccctggtccaggaagatcccacatgccgcagggcaactaagcccgtgtgccacaactactgagcctgtgctctagagcccgtgagccacaactactgagcctgtgtaccgcaactactgaagcccgtgctcctagagtccgtgctccgcaagaagagaagctaccacagtgagaagcccgtgcaccccaacgaggagtagcctccgctcgccgcaactagagaaagcccgtgtgcagcaaccaagacccaacacagccaaaaaaaaaaaaaaaaaaaaagccactgcaatgagacacccatgcaccgcaaggaagagtaacccccgctcgacgcaactagagaaagcccgtgcacagcaacgaacacccgtTGCAgccaatacatacatacataaaatgacATCACTCAAGTCAGAACAACAAATGGTGgccatttataataatttttgagaGGTCAGAGTTGTAACacaatatatgttttatataaatgatacAATATCAGGGGCATAATTTTAGAATAGGTACACTGACATCTCACCATTAATTAATGAGTATCAACTACTTGGTATCAGTGGCATTGAAATAAGCAACACCTGGTTTTTAACCCACAGTGCCAACCAATTACTGGCTATGAGACCATGTTTAAGTCTCATTCCTTCACTTGAAAAATGGGTCTAAAACAGCCTattttaagtgagatcatactgtaAGAATGCCTGGCAAatgttttttactttgtttattcaatataaattttttttttttttttttttttgcggtacgcgggcctctcactgctgtggcctctcccgttgcagagtgcaggctccggatgcacaggctcagcagccatggctcacgggtccagccgctccgcggcatgtgggatcctcccagaccggggcacgaacccgtgtcccctgcattggcaggcggactctcaaccactgcaccaccagggaagccccaattaaattttaactgaaaaaatcTATATGCTAAAACAGGTTAGAACTAGACTTTATTTCCATTATGTCCATTTTTATCTGATGCTCTTTCCATTATGTTCCGATGCAACCTTTACTATGTGTAGCTTCTATCTGTGCCCACTTAAGGGGTCTGAAACATAACTGAAAAATTCCCAACCAGTTCCTCTAGCGGTTATGCCCCATTAAGTAAGCAAAAGCAAACGATTACCTCTATCATCTCGCCTATAATCATCCCGAGAGTAATCGTCTCTGGAGCTCCATGACCGGTCATCTCGTCGTTCATATCTGTCTTCATAGCGGTCCCCGCCTCCTCTGTAGTCGTCATCCCTACGGTACCCACTACCAAATGCTCTTCTGCCACTGCCTATCCTGGAATCGTAGCCTGTAAACATATCCCAAATTGTGATCATCACACTGGAAgggagaaggcaagaaaggagtTCTTAAAAGAAAGCAATTTAACTTAATTGTGTTTTACAACGACCTCTATCATAGTCTCTGCTGCCTCGGTCATCATAGCGATCTCGGCCCCCGTATCGATCCATGTCCCGGCGTGGGCCATCACGGTAACTGTCCCGATACCCATCACGATATCGGTCTGAATCGTAACGATCTCGATACTCTAGAGAGGAAAGAGACAGGTAAcgtcattcctttttctttgacACATactgataaaaacaaacatagcCCAATAGGTCAGTTTGTTTTCATGACTTCATATTCACTGCTGTGtctgttattatttaaaaaaaaaaaatcgcattATATCCAAGGTAGAAGAATTTGTATTGAATTAAAGTTTCcttggtatttattttaaaaagttctccactaattcaataaatgttgctgggtTAACAATTtaggagggagtgaggggagaaAAAATCTCTATACAGTAGTACTGCCTTATGTGTGGTTTCACTTTTTGAagtttcagttacctgtggtcaaccagtccaaaaattttaaatgaaaaattctagaaatacaCAATTCGTTAAGTTTTAAATCGTGTGctgttctgagtagcatgatgaaatctcgtGCCGTCTCCCTCCAACCTGCCtgggatgtgaatcatccctttgtccagcatatccaCGCTGTACAGTACAGGacagtaagatattttgagagagatcAGATTCatgtaacttttattacagtatactgttatgtataggaaaaaacatagcatAAAACATAGGGTTCAGTAATATCTGAGGTTTCAGGCATCCAGGAGGGTTCCTGGAATGTATCCCCACAGATGAGGGGGGGCGGGGACTACTTTATATCCCATAATGAACTTCCAGGATTAAAGATGTGAATACTAAAAATGGAAGCACAAAGcaccagaagaaaatatagttgGAATCTTTCATGCCTGATACCAAAGAACCAAAGACTACTTAAAAAGTTTAGCAtggagggaatttcctggtggtccagtggttaggacttcgtgcttccactgcagggggcctgggttccatccctgatagGGGAAGTAAGATGCCGCAAGCCACGTGGCCCGGCAAACAAAAAGTTTAGCACAGAAAAACAATACACATACCACAAATCTGAGAggcaaacaaaataagaaaaatatatgtaacatatgaCAACTGGTTAATTACATGTTACTGCTTAAGTAACAGAAACTAAAACGGGACATTGTTTTCTACTGCCCAAATGGAAAGGTTAAAATAAACGATACATCTTGTAGTGGCAAAGTTTAGCACAATAAGTCAATTCCTACTCTGCCGAGTTAAAAATAGTTCAAAGGCCTTGAAAGTTGTTTCGGAACTATAtactaaaagatttaaaaaacatgtatacCCTCTGGGCCAGCAATTTAATTTCTAGGAATTTAACCTGAGCAAGTAACTGGACACAttatacagatatacatataaGAAGGTTCTTTGGattgtttataatattaaaatcgTTGCATGCTATTTAGCTTCAGGTGACATGTCAGAAACccagatttttatatgaaaaaaaaaaaaaccctcaatgtCTAAACATgaaccaattaaaaaacaaaacaaaaaaacttaaaagacattttgagtttaattgTGAGTAGGCCTAAGAAGTATCTTAGTTTTATGACAGCTTCCTTTTAAAACAATGGTTTCATTTTGCAAAGGACATCACTTTGTCTACGTGAACATTCATCCGCAggtagtttaaattttaaaaattaagggacttccctggtggtccagaggttaagactccgcgcttccagtgcaggggcaagggtttgatccctggaccggggcaggggGGATGCAGACGGACAGGGGGACGACACAAAGACCCCACAAGAGGCTTGGCGCGGCCAAACAAAACAGGTCTTGAGTTTTATCCTTGTCATCACATGTATGTTATGCTATcagatattccattatatagacaAACCACTACTTAGTCATTTCTTTACTCAACAGAAGgtcctttccattaaaaaaagaaatgacagtgtTGAGTCTTTCTTCATGTATTTCAATAAAGTTGTAGCATTTTCTCCACAAACGTTTTACAAAAGCTTTTATTGGATTTAGGTGGTGTGTGTAAAAGTTTATCCCAGCTCCTACCCCATGACATTCTCTACTCCCCTTctctaaattacattttatttgcatattgttTCTCTCCCCTGGTATAAATAATGTCCAACAAAGAcagtatttttgtctgttttgttcactgctgtatcctgaGCTTACAAAAGTATCTGGCACGTGGTAGACATTTAGTATTTTTGAAGGTAatgaattttctgttattttcaagggcatcttaaatttttttctgcatctactgctACCCTCCTCTTCATCTGCCATGGTGATCATCTACATTAACACATTTGTCCTATTACAAAACAACCCCCCAGAATACACAAGAAACTAActagataaaaatgaacttactgTCTCCAAAGCTATCATCACCTCTTCTAGGTGGGTAGTCATCAAAGCTGTCTGTAGCAGGACGGGCCCTCCAGTCTGTATCTGTTTTGTCAGAATCCCGATTTCTATCGCGGCCAAAAGAACGATCATCCCTGTCTAcagatatataaaatgaaaaaacgcAGGTTAGCTCACAAAAACTTTTGCCAGATATTTCTCATATGCACAGAGGCCCCCTGCTGCCCCCACATACTGCACTTCTTGCTTACACCACAGCATCATCACGAAGTCGCCCCAGGCCCCATAAGTGTGCTCTCCAACTCAACCAAGTGACTCCCTTCCTCACATTTATTCCTACTGGCTTAATGCTTACCTGTCTCATCTTCTGGATAggcatcttaaaattttttaaagataggcCAGGAACCCCCTCAAATATACATGAATCAGGCTCCTCTTGTGTCCAGTGTGCTGCTAAGTACGTAAtctatttagtatatatttaacGTTCATCTAGGTCAATCAGGGTTTCTCAGTCTCAACACTACCAACATTTTGGGCTGGACAATTCTTTGTTGGGGCGGCTGTCACACGCATTATAGGATAGTCCCTGGATGCTATTAGACATTAGGAGCCCTCCCCACAGTTGTGACAACCCAAATGTCTCCCAACATTGACAAATATCCCCTGTGAAGCAAAACCATCCTCAGTCAAGAACTACTGCTCAAGGTTAAGGTGGCCCCCACTATCTGCCTCTACTACAAGTTTCTGGGGAGGGGCACCTCTGCTTTGTCTTCCCAGGACcatgacaaaacaaaacattcaatCATCTTTCCTACCTTTATCCTGTGCTTGATCAGCAACGTCCACTCGAATTCTCCTGTTACCTAGAGACTGAGAGCATAGGACCATATTAACCAACCTTTTGCCCCATTATGCACAAATCCCATGAGTGACCTTGAACGTCTGGGCATAGCAGAAGCACTGGGGGaaggaagataaaggaaaaacACTGTAATCTAGCCAACACTACAATCTGTTGGCTAAAGAATCCTTtataaaagacttgaatataaaatAACCCCTTAGAATTAACATTTAAGTTGGGCTTAAATGAATGTCAGGTCAATTGTCttactatttttataaagtcGAACCTCACAGAACAGATTTAACCTTTTAACTATCACAGGCAATTTGTCACatgtaataaattaaaaacatttctagaCAACTAGCTAAAGAAAAGGTATTATTTGGGTCCAGGGCAATTATGCATTCAAACATTTATAGAGTCCCTACTATGCACCAGCAAAGTTGCATAAAGCATGGTCTCTGTTTATAATCTCAAGCTCTTTCACTCAGTATTACCTTACGATAAATCAGTTCCTCCAGGATACCCTCTGATTTCCCTTTCCCACATCACTATTTATATACTTTGAACCCAATTATTTCTACTgatgatatttttctcatttcatagtAGAATCTACAGTTGAAGAAGGATAACAATGAAATTTAGTTAAGAACACCTGGAATTATATTAAATACCACTATGATGATATCTCTAAATACAAACTAACTCCCAAGTCTGGACCATGACAACACTTTATTTAACAGTCAATTCAGCAAACTTTCGATAATAACAATTGTATGGTATTCTTTTCCTTATTCAGACTGAGAGGTAAAAATTAGTAATGTTACTAAAACCTAAAATGATCTGAGAAGAAAAACTTTCAAACAACTtttgcttttcatatatttagcTAAATACATGAATTTTATTCCTATTTGACATCTGCTTCATATTATCATGGTGGTACTCAAATTATgagataggaaaaatattttaagaggagTTGCTTTCAATCACGTCCAATGGCAGACATGGACCATAGAATTATGGCACAAATGGCATTGGAAATTGCCTTCTCAACGAACAATGAGATGTTTCtggaattaaaagagaaaaaaaacagccTTTTTTTCTTTCGATATATAATCAGTTTGATTTCTAAAGTCACTCACTAGAGATAAAAAAGCAGTTCTTGGATTAGAAACTTCCATCACTAACAAGTAACTAAATGTTTCAATATCCTGCTCTGGCTAGCCTCGGAATCCCTACATGGCACCAATCACTTAaataactgtatttcaattagATTTAATCTCCATCCCCCCTCATGTATTAACAGCTAAATCTCCTCTCCCCACAGAACCTCTAGTGTCTGGATTAAAAAACATCT is part of the Phocoena sinus isolate mPhoSin1 chromosome 10, mPhoSin1.pri, whole genome shotgun sequence genome and encodes:
- the EIF4B gene encoding eukaryotic translation initiation factor 4B isoform X3, with product MAASAKKKNKKGKTISLTDFLAEDGGTGGGSTYVPKPVSWADETDDLEGDVSTTWHSNDDDVYRAPPIDRSILPTAPRAAREPNIDRSRLPKSPPYTAFLGNLPYDVTEDSIKEFFRGLNISAVRLPREPSNPERLKGFGYAEFEDLDSLFTALSLNEESLGNRRIRVDVADQAQDKDRDDRSFGRDRNRDSDKTDTDWRARPATDSFDDYPPRRGDDSFGDKYRDRYDSDRYRDGYRDSYRDGPRRDMDRYGGRDRYDDRGSRDYDRGYDSRIGSGRRAFGSGYRRDDDYRGGGDRYEDRYERRDDRSWSSRDDYSRDDYRRDDRGPPQRPKLNLKPRSTPKEDDSSASTSQSSRAASIFGGAKPVDTAAREREVEERLQKEQEKLQRQLDEPKLERRPRERHPSWRSEETQERSRTGSESSQTGTSSTSGRNARRRESEKSLENETPNKEEDCQSPTSKPPKPEQPLKVMPAPPPKENAWVKRSSNPPARSQSSDTEQQSPTSGGGKVVPAQPSEEGPVRKADENKVDGVSAPKGQSGNSSHGPGDGGNKDLWKESDRKDGKKDQDSRSAPEPKKAEDPASKFSSASKYAALAVDGEDENEGEDYTE
- the EIF4B gene encoding eukaryotic translation initiation factor 4B isoform X2, whose protein sequence is MAASAKKKNKKGKTISLTDFLAEDGGTGGGSTYVPKPVSWADETDDLEGDVSTTWHSNDDDVYRAPPIDRSILPTAPRAAREPNIDRSRLPKSPPYTAFLGNLPYDVTEDSIKEFFRGLNISAVRLPREPSNPERLKGFGYAEFEDLDSLFTALSLNEESLGNRRIRVDVADQAQDKDRDDRSFGRDRNRDSDKTDTDWRARPATDSFDDYPPRRGDDSFGDKYRDRYDSDRYRDGYRDSYRDGPRRDMDRYGGRDRYDDRGSRDYDRGYDSRIGSGRRAFGSGYRRDDDYRGGGDRYEDRYERRDDRSWSSRDDYSRDDYRRDDRGPPQRPKLNLKPRSTPKEDDSSASTSQSSRAASIFGGAKPVDTAAREREVEERLQKEQEKLQRQLDEPKLERRPRERHPSWRSEETQERSRTGSESSQTGTSSTSGRSKSDQDARRRESEKSLENETPNKEEDCQSPTSKPPKPEQPLKVMPAPPPKENAWVKRSSNPPARSQSSDTEQQSPTSGGGKVVPAQPSEEGPVRKDENKVDGVSAPKGQSGNSSHGPGDGGNKDLWKESDRKDGKKDQDSRSAPEPKKAEDPASKFSSASKYAALAVDGEDENEGEDYTE
- the EIF4B gene encoding eukaryotic translation initiation factor 4B isoform X1, with the translated sequence MAASAKKKNKKGKTISLTDFLAEDGGTGGGSTYVPKPVSWADETDDLEGDVSTTWHSNDDDVYRAPPIDRSILPTAPRAAREPNIDRSRLPKSPPYTAFLGNLPYDVTEDSIKEFFRGLNISAVRLPREPSNPERLKGFGYAEFEDLDSLFTALSLNEESLGNRRIRVDVADQAQDKDRDDRSFGRDRNRDSDKTDTDWRARPATDSFDDYPPRRGDDSFGDKYRDRYDSDRYRDGYRDSYRDGPRRDMDRYGGRDRYDDRGSRDYDRGYDSRIGSGRRAFGSGYRRDDDYRGGGDRYEDRYERRDDRSWSSRDDYSRDDYRRDDRGPPQRPKLNLKPRSTPKEDDSSASTSQSSRAASIFGGAKPVDTAAREREVEERLQKEQEKLQRQLDEPKLERRPRERHPSWRSEETQERSRTGSESSQTGTSSTSGRSKSDQDARRRESEKSLENETPNKEEDCQSPTSKPPKPEQPLKVMPAPPPKENAWVKRSSNPPARSQSSDTEQQSPTSGGGKVVPAQPSEEGPVRKADENKVDGVSAPKGQSGNSSHGPGDGGNKDLWKESDRKDGKKDQDSRSAPEPKKAEDPASKFSSASKYAALAVDGEDENEGEDYTE
- the EIF4B gene encoding eukaryotic translation initiation factor 4B isoform X4, with the translated sequence MAASAKKKNKKGKTISLTDFLAEDGGTGGGSTYVPKPVSWADETDDLEGDVSTTWHSNDDDVYRAPPIDRSILPTAPRAAREPNIDRSRLPKSPPYTAFLGNLPYDVTEDSIKEFFRGLNISAVRLPREPSNPERLKGFGYAEFEDLDSLFTALSLNEESLGNRRIRVDVADQAQDKDRDDRSFGRDRNRDSDKTDTDWRARPATDSFDDYPPRRGDDSFGDKYRDRYDSDRYRDGYRDSYRDGPRRDMDRYGGRDRYDDRGSRDYDRGYDSRIGSGRRAFGSGYRRDDDYRGGGDRYEDRYERRDDRSWSSRDDYSRDDYRRDDRGPPQRPKLNLKPRSTPKEDDSSASTSQSSRAASIFGGAKPVDTAAREREVEERLQKEQEKLQRQLDEPKLERRPRERHPSWRSEETQERSRTGSESSQTGTSSTSGRNARRRESEKSLENETPNKEEDCQSPTSKPPKPEQPLKVMPAPPPKENAWVKRSSNPPARSQSSDTEQQSPTSGGGKVVPAQPSEEGPVRKDENKVDGVSAPKGQSGNSSHGPGDGGNKDLWKESDRKDGKKDQDSRSAPEPKKAEDPASKFSSASKYAALAVDGEDENEGEDYTE